A region of Phocoena phocoena chromosome 17, mPhoPho1.1, whole genome shotgun sequence DNA encodes the following proteins:
- the TRIM55 gene encoding tripartite motif-containing protein 55 isoform X1, whose amino-acid sequence MSASLNYKSFSKEQQTMDNLEKQLICPICLEMFTKPVVILPCQHNLCRKCASDIFQASNPYLPTRGGSTVASGGRFRCPSCRHEVVLDRHGIYGLQRNLLVENIIDIYKQESTRPEKKSDQPLCEEHEDERINIYCLNCEVPTCSLCKVFGAHKDCQVAPLTHVFQRQKSELSDGIAVLVGSNDRVQGVISQLEDTCKTIEECCRKQKQELCEKFDYLYGILEERKNEMTQVITRTQEEKLEHVRALIKKYSDHLENVSKLVESGIQFMDEPEMAVFLQNAKTLLQKISEASKAFQMEKIEHGYENLNHFAVNLSREEKVMRGIDFYREDEDEEGGEEGEGEGEDVVEVEEAEDVRTESSGGDETPEKGLESRPPTSELQAAPEPPPALPPAADAPVTQGEVVPTGSQQTTESETPVPAATDTADPLFYPSWYKGQTRKTTTNPPSTPGSEGLGHVGPSGSEDPNVQKAEGAEAAASERAAVSGKETSSPAATSQTGFEDPSLQGQAAASGSGNGADSQPARHVFSFSWLNSLNE is encoded by the exons ATGAGCGCATCTTTGAATTACAAGTCTTTTTCCAAAGAGCAGCAGACCATGGATAACTTGGAGAAGCAACTCATCTGTCCCATCTGTTTAGAGATGTTCACGAAACCCGTGGTCATTCTCCCCTGCCAGCATAACCTGTGTAGGAAATGTGCCAGTGACATTTTCCAG GCCTCTAACCCGTACTTGCCGACAAGAGGAGGTAGCACTGTGGCCTCTGGGGGCCGATTCCGTTGCCCATCCTGCAGACACGAAGTGGTTTTGGACAGACATGGGATCTACGGGCTTCAGAGGAACCTGCTGGTGGAAAATATCATTGACATCTACAAGCAGGAGTCCACCAG ACCAGAAAAGAAGTCCGACCAGCCCCTGTGTGAGGAGCACGAAGATGAGCGCATCAACATCTACTGTCTGAACTGCGAAGTGCCCACCTGCTCTCTGTGCAAGGTCTTCGGGGCGCACAAGGACTGCCAGGTGGCTCCCCTCACTCACGTGTTCCAGAGGCAGAAG TCTGAGCTCAGCGACGGCATTGCTGTCCTTGTGGGAAGCAATGATCGGGTCCAGGGAGTGATCAGCCAGCTGGAGGACACCTGCAAAACGATCGAG GAATGctgcagaaaacagaaacaggaacTTTGTGAGAAGTTTGATTACCTGTATGGCATCTTGGAGGAGAGGAAGAACGAAATGACCCAAGTCATCACCCGAACCCAAGAGGAGAAGCTGGAACATGTCCGTGCTCTCATCAAAAAGTATTCTGACCATTTGGAGAACGTGTCAAAGTTGGTTGAGTCAGGAATACAGTTCATGGATGAGCCGGAAATGGCAGTGTTTCTGCAG AATGCCAAAACCCTGTTACAAAA AATTTCTGAAGCATCGAAGGCATTTCAGATGGAGAAAATAGAACATGGTTATGAGAACTTGAACCACTTTGCAGTCAACCTcagtagagaagaaaaagtaatgcGCGGAATTGATTTTTACAGAG aagatgaagatgaagaaggaggagaagaaggggagggagagggagaagacgTAGTAGAAGTGGAAGAGGCGGAAGATGTTCGAACAGAGTCATCAGGAGGAGATGAAACGCCAGAGAAAGGTCTGGAGTCCCGTCCGCCCACCTCAGAGCTCCAGgctgccccagagcctcccccagccctgccacccgcTGCGGATGCCCCGGTGACACAG GGGGAGGTTGTACCCACTGGCTCTCAGCAGACCACAGAGTCTGAAACTCCAGTCCCTGCAGCAACGGACACTGCGGATCCCTTGTTTTACCCTAGTTGGTATAAAGGCCAAACGCGGAAAACCACCACAAACCCCCCTTCCACCCCAGGGAGCGAAGGTCTGGGGCACGTAGGGCCTTCAGGTTCTGAGGACCCGAATGTGCAGAAGGCAGAAGGGGCAGAAGCCGCAGCCAGTGAGAGGGCGGCAGTGAGTGGTAAGGAAACTAGCTCACCTGCGGCTACTTCTCAG
- the TRIM55 gene encoding tripartite motif-containing protein 55 isoform X2, giving the protein MSASLNYKSFSKEQQTMDNLEKQLICPICLEMFTKPVVILPCQHNLCRKCASDIFQASNPYLPTRGGSTVASGGRFRCPSCRHEVVLDRHGIYGLQRNLLVENIIDIYKQESTRPEKKSDQPLCEEHEDERINIYCLNCEVPTCSLCKVFGAHKDCQVAPLTHVFQRQKSELSDGIAVLVGSNDRVQGVISQLEDTCKTIEECCRKQKQELCEKFDYLYGILEERKNEMTQVITRTQEEKLEHVRALIKKYSDHLENVSKLVESGIQFMDEPEMAVFLQNAKTLLQKISEASKAFQMEKIEHGYENLNHFAVNLSREEKVMRGIDFYREDEDEEGGEEGEGEGEDVVEVEEAEDVRTESSGGDETPEKGLESRPPTSELQAAPEPPPALPPAADAPVTQTGFEDPSLQGQAAASGSGNGADSQPARHVFSFSWLNSLNE; this is encoded by the exons ATGAGCGCATCTTTGAATTACAAGTCTTTTTCCAAAGAGCAGCAGACCATGGATAACTTGGAGAAGCAACTCATCTGTCCCATCTGTTTAGAGATGTTCACGAAACCCGTGGTCATTCTCCCCTGCCAGCATAACCTGTGTAGGAAATGTGCCAGTGACATTTTCCAG GCCTCTAACCCGTACTTGCCGACAAGAGGAGGTAGCACTGTGGCCTCTGGGGGCCGATTCCGTTGCCCATCCTGCAGACACGAAGTGGTTTTGGACAGACATGGGATCTACGGGCTTCAGAGGAACCTGCTGGTGGAAAATATCATTGACATCTACAAGCAGGAGTCCACCAG ACCAGAAAAGAAGTCCGACCAGCCCCTGTGTGAGGAGCACGAAGATGAGCGCATCAACATCTACTGTCTGAACTGCGAAGTGCCCACCTGCTCTCTGTGCAAGGTCTTCGGGGCGCACAAGGACTGCCAGGTGGCTCCCCTCACTCACGTGTTCCAGAGGCAGAAG TCTGAGCTCAGCGACGGCATTGCTGTCCTTGTGGGAAGCAATGATCGGGTCCAGGGAGTGATCAGCCAGCTGGAGGACACCTGCAAAACGATCGAG GAATGctgcagaaaacagaaacaggaacTTTGTGAGAAGTTTGATTACCTGTATGGCATCTTGGAGGAGAGGAAGAACGAAATGACCCAAGTCATCACCCGAACCCAAGAGGAGAAGCTGGAACATGTCCGTGCTCTCATCAAAAAGTATTCTGACCATTTGGAGAACGTGTCAAAGTTGGTTGAGTCAGGAATACAGTTCATGGATGAGCCGGAAATGGCAGTGTTTCTGCAG AATGCCAAAACCCTGTTACAAAA AATTTCTGAAGCATCGAAGGCATTTCAGATGGAGAAAATAGAACATGGTTATGAGAACTTGAACCACTTTGCAGTCAACCTcagtagagaagaaaaagtaatgcGCGGAATTGATTTTTACAGAG aagatgaagatgaagaaggaggagaagaaggggagggagagggagaagacgTAGTAGAAGTGGAAGAGGCGGAAGATGTTCGAACAGAGTCATCAGGAGGAGATGAAACGCCAGAGAAAGGTCTGGAGTCCCGTCCGCCCACCTCAGAGCTCCAGgctgccccagagcctcccccagccctgccacccgcTGCGGATGCCCCGGTGACACAG